CGGGTGGATTTTAAATGGAAATGGATGTAGCAGAAGTATATACTGATGAATGGAACCATCTCGCAAATAACATGTTTTCCAATATTTCGGtggatatatagctagatatttaCTCTGCTACGTTCATTGAATtggtatataatttttattgccaTAAATTTCATAAATAATGGCCATAGTTCTAGTACAGATCGTCGTAAATTTCGGCTTAGATCATAGAAGTCTAGCAAAGTCACGGCAAAGTTTTTCGAAGTCGCGGCCATCTGTGTCGGATGCGTAAACAAAGAGTCGAACAACACTCGAGCAAGTTGCACCCCGCGAGAGGCTGTGTTatggaaagcaaataaaaaacgACATAGACATCTTCGCTAAAATCTGAAGCCTTACATCAGAACTAGAAGCAGAGCCAGAAGGTGTTGAAATTGTAAAAATGGGcaagaaaagagacaaggaatCGAGTGACCATGGCCAGTCAGTGCGTGGGGATCAGGAACAAGGTATGTAAAGGATAATATACGGATCAACAGCTTCCACTTTGTATAGATTTGTATTATTGTGGCAAAGGTagttttttagtttcacacagccattcaTCTGCAGTTATTATTCCTTGTTTCAGTTACTGATGATGTAATATCCGTGAATCTCTTGCGATTTTCCATCATAaatgatatagaaaaatagaaaaatattgtATATGAAGTGACTGTACCACTCACAGGCCAAGTCCCTATTACTTCTGCTACTCCTAGGGATTCACAAACTTTGCTGTGTGAACTATAAACTTCGGGGTCCAATCCTGGGGCTTGGACCCCGAACCCCCACCATGTCATTGTATATTCTTGTTGGCGGCTCTGCCACCAGACACCCACCCATTCGCTGTGGATAGTTTTTGCATGGCATTTGTCAAGACCTATTTtctttacttcattatttttagtctgcatatataatttaattcaaCATCAAGTGTagcttttccctttccctatgaTAGGTCATTAGATTTTCCTATAAATTTAGGCCTATGCTATAACAAGTTGTATGCGTTGAACAACTTTTATTATCAACTTGTGAAGGAAATACCTTATATGAAAAGTGTCATATTTTCTGTCATTGTATCCAATACAGTCAAAATTTACTTTGTACtatatggctgtgtgaaacaaaCTAAATCCAAATGGATACCCTTTATATTCTTGGATGACATGCATAACTGGTCCTTTTTTTGGTGAGATATTACACTGGAAGTTTGCAAACTCTAATTGTACAGAAATTTGAGGAGATGGTATCTCGTAATGTGTAGATCCTTGGATTTTGAGAAGCAAGTATGAGCTTGCCATTACTTTCTTTGACAATATAAGGTTTAACAGCACCACTCAAATTTTAGAATTTCACTATTACTCTAAGGTAAAATCAACAATTATGggacatttttcttctttgtaattTTGGGGTAATTTCTATGATACACTCATaagtctttttctcctttttcagatCCAGCAGTGAATGTTGTCAAAAAGTCAAAGAAACACAAGCATAAAAAATCCtccaagaaagaggaagtggaaagaatAATTAATGTAGAAGATGTGGAGGATATGGACATATCAGTTGATGACGTGGATGACTCACCTTCGCAGGGGCTCAAACTAAAGATAAAAATTGCAGAATCTTCACCAGAGAAGCCGTATGTTAagaattattatgttatttgtatgttacaatatattttgtttataactgtaattattgtaactacatgttttttttttcttgtactaaCAGTAAGaggttatttatattaataaaataaacaaaatcaaaatcaaacaaACTCATTTATCATAGAAACTAATTATTTGTTGACTCACAGAACCACTCCAAAATCCTCCAAAGTCAAATCTGAAAAGAGCAAATCGTCCGGCAGCAAAAAGAGTGGCAAGAAGAAAGATGGCAAAGGAGAAGACGACACAGACAGTGAGGAGGAACGATGGCTGGATGCCATTGAGTCAGGAAAGTTAGAAGAGGTAAAATCTGTTTTAGTACAGTAAGAGAATACTATAActgatagttatatatgtatggctTTTCTTTAAAATGTAATTGATAGTGTAAATACAGTATGGAGTAGATGCTACATATTTTTCATAAATGTCTTTGAGAAGTTGTTCAGTTATTATAGGCAGTATCTTAAGAATCCAAATGTAGATGTTTCTTTAGAGAGCATTTAATTAGTTTACCTATTAATTGATTGTCATTAGAATATGAACACACTATTTTCTTTGAAAACTTCATACTTCATAATTCCTTCATCCTTCAAGAGTGGTTTACTATTTGTCATGGGGCAGAGGCATAAGTATGGCATTTAGGAATAAAATGTGTATTTGATGACACTAAGCATTAATTCATGTTAAAAGTGCGGAATTCCTTCACATATGAAATCTTTGGGAGTTCATGAAATGGTTTGCCAAATTATGTGACTGTTCAACATTTCTTTGTAATTCAAACTTatacattgtaatttttttttttttgtagttgctTACTCTTTTTGAAAATTGTTGAAGAAAAAGGCTTCTCTCAGAAGAATATGTTCTATGAAAATAgaaattttgttaattttttcatGTCATGATATCTATGATTCTGTAACAAATTCAAACTATGTCTACAGGTTGATGATGAGCTAAAAAGAATGAAGAACCCCAGACTGATGACAGCAAGACAGCGAGCCATGCTAGAGAAAAGGAGTGATGGGACAGATGATGCACTTCCAGTTATACCAGCAGAACCTCTCTTATCTTTGCCATCAGGTAAGAGTTTTTTCTTTCAGAAAAGAAAGAGGCAAGTTGcctgtaaatgtatgtgcatgcgtgacttataacatataatgtatcatattatataccGTATATTGGGACTTACAATGAAGTGATCATATGCTTGCATCagttacttaacccaatgccgacgggcatggcatgtatgtacatgccatgtccactgtgagtttacttgtttaattgtttttacacatagatggctacacttgtactaagtcaccaatgagccaattatgagtattgCTCGTCTCGCCGTTTACccgtttccttgatttacaaaaatatattgttatattattttgctgtccataatgtttataacattatagtaattataatttctataataaaaataacaccatcaattttcatagcattaataaaaaatatgtttttcctgctaattcaaggaatgatgaaattaggtaaggtcaaaaggtctactactaattgactcctttgtggctaggcactagcagagctatctatgtgcagagacatttcacaaaaatataaaaaatgagcacagcattttcctcattttttattaattttccccagcagcatgtgGTTCCGGGTCTATAGTTGATACAttcaagattttaaaaaaattaacttATTCCAGACATTTATGGAGTTCTGGCTTTTTAGAGTGTCCTTGACCAATAAATGAAATTGCACCAGCAGAGTGtgcactctctcttctttaaggAGATGTCAACCTTTACAGTAGTTATGACATTGTAttcagtgtatgtatgtctataaatttcAGGTTTCAAAGAAAAGGTTGTCACAGAAGAAATGTTAGCTAAAAAAGCAATGAAaacacagaagagaagagaacaggctcaggagaagagggaggaggataaggtaaGGTTCATATTATGAACTTATTATGTACTGTGCTACTTTGAATGAACAAAAGCAAGTATTGCTGTGAGAGAGGAAATTAAGCATCACTGGGacattgtgtttttttgcttttaaacagtgaatattaaaggaaatatatgataatatagttGTGGCTAAAAATATTATTGGAAGAAGTCAATGAAATAGTATCAATCCTTGaatgtataaaaagtataaatgttgatttaccattttattataattGGGAACAAAATATGTTTGATAGTAAATGCTATATAAATATGGAATACAGCTTTTTCTAAAGATAGGGTGTAACTTTGATAAAGTATATACCCTTAAAAGATCTTGCAATGTGACCAGAGTGCTTTAGGATTTAATTTATtcaattgtatttatttattttttaatttcataaAACATCAATTATATAGCCTAATGGCTTATTTTAACCCACAAATGCTGGGATGATGTCCTGCCTTTCCATGGTAGATCTTCCCTCATGCTGGAATGATGTCTTTGAATCGTGTGCAGTCTAGGTTGCTGTAGGTTGTGTACGCTAAACAGGTTTACTCTTGTTTGGCCCTGGCTGTATTCCTTGAGAAGCATTacctaaatttttttttatagcacaGCCAGGAGTATAGAGAGCAGGATATTTTTATGATACCTGTGCTTCCGATTTTTCCCTTGTGCAGCAGACTTCAGTTGGACTCTGATATATTGTTCAGTATGGCACTGGGGGCTCCCATCAGGATTGGGTTAATTAAATTATTGTGGTTACAGATTTTTGTATTGCTGAAAGCAAGCTAGTTGACATTGAAAAAACAAAGCTTTAGGCATATTTTGTATGTAAGAACGAGTATTACCAGTACTAGttctttttaactttttcctTGGGTAACCCATTGATACTTATCTAGCAAGCTTGATTTATCTGATACACTTTAATACAGGCATCTCTTGCTATATACAATCAGGTTTATCAGAAAACTGTATGATTAGAATTTAGTATTTTAAGGGATAGTTTTTAGCTACTCAGAAATGGTAAAgaattcataataaaacaaattgcCACCCAACATGAGATCACTTATTTGTAACAATTATTAAAGAGGACATCATTGAATTATTTTAGAAAGTTAaggaaatagaaatgataagcAACAAAGATTGGAAGCAGCAAGAAGTAAAGACATGAATCTTCCTTATGACAGCACTGTACCAGTCGTAGTAGTAATGCGCATTATTGTTCACTCTTTGTCCTTCATGGTGATGCCTTAACATGTCCAGCTTGACTTTAAACTTCAgacttttcttttgcattttttctggGAAATTGGTCAACTCACTCTAATGTTATATACCAATGGGCCAATATTAACCCATTGGCACTAGGTATATGCATTAACCATTGTGCTTGTTTTATCAAATTTGTTTACACTTAAATAGCTTCACAAACACAGTCACCAAAGAATCAGTTTGGCCTATGTGATTGCAATGCCGTAAATTTCTGGAAAAAAGCTTTTGTTtctatggctattattattaatagtaaagttactgtggttattgttattataataatttcatcaaatataatgataataaaaaaaacagcaattcaagaaatggggtaAATACATGAGGTCAGGTAGgcttagtaattgactccttagtaACAAAGCACCTGCAAAGACATCTATaactaaaaatatcaataaaacagtGCTCTAGGgcagtgcatgtatacatgtactccTAGCCTCAATGAGTGTTGATATAAATTGTAATCACAAGATTGCAAAAGAGATTTTAGGGTATTGTGTTTAGATATTTTGGAGTAAAAATTCATCTTATGATTATTCAGGTGTATATTGCTTGCTGGTATAGGAAGTGATGGCTTGTTATGATTTTGATGCATGTGCAGTGAACTATACATGATCTAATATATTTTTCAGAAAAAAACTGTTGATCGCCTTCTTAAAAAGCAAGATTCTAAAATAGCAAAGATAAGCAGACAGAAATTTAACAAGAAGGAAATTCCAGTATATTCTTACATTAATAACATGGAAATGGTAGGACTGTCTGTACCAGTTGGTTTCCCATTTCCCTTGGAGGCACGGTGTGAGAAGtaagtggtaatgataaaaatgttatccCTCAAATAATCTTATTTTGTGCTTGTTTAGTCCTCTGTGGAAATGTggaattttttttcaatttcttttcttttctctttgttactTTTTTGTGGCAATATTATCATGGACAACAACACattgatatattttcctttttcttctttgcagAGAAAAACCATTGGCTATTAAGTGTGGAGCTCCAGGATGTAGCAAGGTTAAAAAATATAATTGCTCAAAGACAGGAATACCTCTTTGTAGCCTGCAGTGTTATAAGTTAAATTTCAATGCAAACAAGTCAGTCATCGCAACCTAACTGTTAATgctctgtatttattttataataaagtatattagattttgttatttttatattgattcccaaattacatatttttaatcatttgcaccccccccccccaatcctttgcccgttgttgtcatgagggggcttaggagacgaagactgagacccaatgatggggaactcctcaaccttgggactcagccatcgactcaactaattttgcatggtcttttttcccaatcatacttttcgtttcagtttcttcaccaatcccttctactatccacctcctaaggtgtgagagccatgctgaaaggatgaaaggatgactttatgtcagtcctgaacggcctgagggaaccatgggcacggtattcccttgccatacctggcccttaccccctcaaggggaccctgagggttggactatttttttccctaacatactccaggcttatcatggccaataatgaagacgtaaccccactcttaggggcaatgaggcttgcccctttatcaaatagccccaatcccggctctcctttgaccacggctccgaacactgcaacaactaccccctcaacaatgcatactagtacagtatcaaccctaatcaacaaccaacccccaggagacatttctactctcccaacatgctcaacttcaacacctttactcccacaaccttcttcatcaaccaccccatctccccttattactaccttacaaccttattgcccacctccccataacactacccccctcaacactactccctcctctacacgtccccgcacttctactacccccacctctacaagaatcctaaatactctatttagcccagccaaatgggaccgatttttcgtgatccctcccacagctccctactctaaaaacaccctcctcttccaacaatgctccaaaaacaagtaggcaaagtctctgtccgtagccgacccgaccactcccgtctcgtcacagtaacaactgaaaaccaagctatagcattaacaaaactaactgagatatgtggtaatcccatccctacagagcctcatccaaccctcaatacttgcaccggaactgtctctatctccccaacagattgcccaatctatgacaaagaatggtcagattgtggagaggatttactcgcctgtctcacagactatgatgcaacatatgtacaatgctactccattcctcccagaggaaatcgtaagaaatccattaacattgccaaaattactttccgtagacatgaccttccctttaatgtttacataggtggggaatccctacctgtccgaccatatcaacctcctcctcgtcagtgccaaaattgttggcgatTAGGACACcctgccaaacactgtcattccacagccagatgcccaacctggccatactcgatcaaactgctctgcagaatcacgcacatgtgcaaactgtggcggccccctataatgtattttatagaagctgccccacctacaaatttgagtctgaggtagcaactctcagattcagacttggactcactctacttGAAGCCAGACAGaaggctcgtcgacgaggtttttctcttaccccctactccagtaatgtcgctcactctgccactcccccaaccccctagctcctacaccctctcctaaacctaacccccctccatctaacttcccctcttctacctcctaccttccccagtcaaattcttttgccatcctaaatccagacactccaatctctactacagccccaacaccttcccctctccctccccgcactacccgcagcagacagagtaaacgttccaccccctcttctcctaccccacaatcacctccaccttcctttgcccctattcttcagacaccagacttctcttccccccctcacaagaaaacctttatctcacaaaactccccaaccaactccactacagaaactcttgaagatatccagaactacataatcgagtcccaaaccaatactcatccaccttcaaattctacaactcccgctccctccacacccaaagtgactgccgatatccatcctcctcctactcatattctccctacacccaaccctcctaccccatcccaacaaaacccattccccccgactccagctccatctatattaaccctcccaccatcccctctatcccttccactccctcctggatacaca
This sequence is a window from Penaeus chinensis breed Huanghai No. 1 chromosome 10, ASM1920278v2, whole genome shotgun sequence. Protein-coding genes within it:
- the LOC125029623 gene encoding INO80 complex subunit B-like, producing the protein MGKKRDKESSDHGQSVRGDQEQDPAVNVVKKSKKHKHKKSSKKEEVERIINVEDVEDMDISVDDVDDSPSQGLKLKIKIAESSPEKPTTPKSSKVKSEKSKSSGSKKSGKKKDGKGEDDTDSEEERWLDAIESGKLEEVDDELKRMKNPRLMTARQRAMLEKRSDGTDDALPVIPAEPLLSLPSGFKEKVVTEEMLAKKAMKTQKRREQAQEKREEDKKKTVDRLLKKQDSKIAKISRQKFNKKEIPVYSYINNMEMVGLSVPVGFPFPLEARCEKEKPLAIKCGAPGCSKVKKYNCSKTGIPLCSLQCYKLNFNANKSVIAT